In Lonchura striata isolate bLonStr1 chromosome 3, bLonStr1.mat, whole genome shotgun sequence, the sequence GTCTGAGctcactgctgctgtcttttaccAGCCTTGTCTATAATAACTGAAACTACATCCAGCCAATATTTAGGTATGTAAAATTAATCTAGCCATTTTTACTCTCAACATGCCACTACTTTGACcttgactattttttttttgttgttttgtaaTGTCATTGAACTGAACTCTCAACAAATACAGCTCTAAATACTTTAACATTGCTGGCCACCCTTTACCAAATACTCAGCTGCACTGCAGTATCACCTGTAGATGAATGCTACACCTGCACATCTTGGAAGATGGTTATAGGCAAGCCTGAACAGGGCCCAGCACCAGGGCCTCTGTGCTGCTTGGCAGCATGTAGAAACCATGCTGGCCAGGCTAACAGCTAGGAAGAGAGCATAAGGCTTGCCTTAGGGGAATTCTGGGGCATGGAACAAGCCTTGGTATCTTTACCCTGCAAATGTGAAGTGAGTGCTAGAGTAAATGGATTCATAATCTCTGTGCCAGGCAGGAAACTTCTATTTAATCAGATCTGGATGGATACAGAACTGAGATTAAAGCAGCGTTGGATTGGGCATGCACATGCTTGAAATCACAGCAATTATCAGAAATGGTTGCCATTATGTCACAGGATTGGCAAGCCCTTCTGCTTTTAATGATGAAAACACCTGAGTAAAAACTGCACTACTTATCCTTGGTCAACCTGTCAATATGTAAGCAAGCTCTAAACCAGAAGAACTCCCTATGACAGTGAAGGAACTCCTGTCCATCCTAGTGTATGCCGGTGGTGGCTGAATGTGCTGAGACTTGGAACAGAGGTGGCGTGGAACTGGTCCCCACCAGAAGCAGAAATAGATGGTGTGGTAGAAAACTTGCAAGTTTGGTGTGTTTGTGTCAGCAGAGTTTGATGAGTCTAGCAGAAGACAGAATCTAATGATAAGACTTGAAAGCAATTGGTTACTAGTGGACTCCTATACTCTTAGGCCAATAAAAGGCATGTGTCTTGTAGGTGATCACACACTATAAGGGGAAGAAAATTGGCTCTAATGGAACAgttgtttctgtgtttttattaattaattaatattttatataatgcTGGTTCAGTCTTCAGTGATGATCTAGACTGTAATGATTCAGCCTTTAAATTCTCTTGCACAGACCCTACTCTCCATACCCAGTAACTGAAGGACTATTGCTGGCCCCTTGCTATGAAAGGCTTAAATGCATGGGATAAATGAGCCTTGGAGAGTAATGCCTGCAGAGTGTGGTACTTTAAACATACAACATAATTCACTGATCAGGTAGCAAAGGTGATGTCTACTACTTTGTGGGTTTTTGCTTCATACTTTCCTCTCCTTCATAAGCAGAAAACTGTAACAGATGTATGTATAAACAGGGAGCTTGAAAATGAATCAATCACCTTTTTCAGCAGAAGCTGATAATATGAGGGATATAATATTGCACATGGTCTTATCAAACTTCATCTCTGGCTAGCAGCATCTATGTGGCATTCAGTGCCCCATCTGTTTGCTGTCTGAGACATGCAGGGATGAAATAGTGAAGACAGAAGATCACTGGAAACAGTCTTTAAGTTCTGTCTGGGGCTGTTGGTTATCTGTAACCTCACCAGTGAAAGGTATTTTTAAGTATGTGAAAGCTGTATTGTAGTCACTAAGGAAAGAATGAAGACATTGAAGCAAGGTGTATGTCTGTTGCTAAGGGAGCAATGACTTCTTGAATTTCTAAAAACACAATTTCAATGTTGTATAGAGAGGCTGTGCAAATCAGACATTAATATGTTGTCACTAGGAACTTAaagcattacttttttttcacagagaaagaaaaagaagatcaagaaaagcaggagaaggaggagcaaGAGAAAACTGTAGAACATACTTCTGTAAAGGAAGCAGACAAAACCAGCCGTACAGGACGACGTCCAAGTCGAAGTGCCTTGTCCAGTCGTAATGATCGAAAATCAGCCAAAAGTCCCCAAAGGACAGATGCACCAAAGGAGAATAAACATCCATTTGCTCTGTATGGGTGGGGAGAAAGACAGACGGATACTGGGAGCCAGAAAACTCACAATGTCTGTGCTTCTGCTTCAGTGAATGAAGTAAGTAAGAGCTTCTGTTTCATTTAAAGGCAGTGACTACATAGTGCCTACAGATGTCTTAATAGCTAGGTAAAACTTCTCAGGGGTCCCTTTTACTTGAATGTATGGAGATTCCAGCAGTAGATCCTAGCAATAAACCTGAAGAGTCTTGAGATGTCCAAATAAGAGGTCTTTACTGTTGGATTGGAAGCTTCCCAGGTTTGACAAATACTTTCAAGTTCTAATTAAAACTGCCTGATCTGTTTATGGCTGTTACAGTGTTACCAGCAAAGTTGGCTGTTATAAAAGTATTTCTGCATTCTGAACTTCCTAAGAAGAGAGGAGCAGGCAGTTAACACCAGGCACCCCATAGCAGGCAGACACAGCACTGGGGAAGTGCTTGTGCTGTGAAAGAGTGACTTTTGCTGGAGCACTTCCTAGACTAGGAGCCTCACTGAGATGGTACAAGTGCTTCTCTGCTAAGATGTCTTGTCTAGCAGCCTATTTTGGTGGCTTGCCAGTAGGAGATGTTGCTTGCAGCAGAATGGTCTATCAGATGGCTGATGGATTACAGGGCTGGTGTAAATATTACCAAAATAACACAAATTAAATTCATgtggccatggacagcaccAGGATTCTGCTGTGTTTCCTAGCTTAGAAACAGCAAAAGAAGTGTTTTAACAGAtccatttctttcttctctgtaaATCTCCTAAGCTGGTAAAACACAATCATTAATGCATCCCTGCCAGTGTCTTGTTATCTTACTGCTAATGTAGAGTCTGAGTCTGTGACACAAGATACCTGAAGATTGAGGTGGGAGTGGTTGTGCTGTGCAAGATGGAGCTGGCCTTTGATGGGCTGTTTTGGGAGGGATTTGAAGCCCAGGCTTTTGCTTCCTGGACAGCTTAAACCTTTGACCCAAAGGAGGAATGTAGGCCTTACAGCTTTGGAAAGAAGCTGCCTTTCCTGATAATGGACACTAATGCTAATTTGATAAACTTTGGTCAGTGCACAAAATAGTTGAGTGGTGCTTTATGTTGAAGCCTAGAAGAGGCTGAAGTCTCACATAAgcagaattatttatattttatcttagACATCTAATATTTTTTACACTAGAAACAGTAATGGAACACCTCAGTTCTGGTCTTGAGTTTGGACTGAAAAGGCAGAACATTTCTGAAACTCCCAATTATGCGTTGTTTTGTCACTGAGGATGTTTCTTTATGTAGAAGCTAACTACTTACTGCCTGCTGAGGTTACTTTTTCTTGCACGTTTGAAAGGTGCTGCTTACCCCTTATTGAGATGGGAGATAGGGTTTTCAATCTGGAGACAGATGCAAACAAACATAGAAACTGGCTCTTCACATTTAATTTTGGTGGAAATATgataatttattaatataaaaatgtatgTAATTGTGTGCTCAGCACATTgttaaaaaggaagatatttaGTCTCTAAGGGATCTCTTGGGTTTGGTCTTACTAATATGACTTAAGTTTTAAGGGATGCTTAGGCATATTGAGAGTGATTAAGATTATTAGTGACAGAAATAGAGAACTGAAGTTTTTAGAATACATCTGAGTAAGACTGAAACATTCAAGATTTTTGCAATAATTTAATAGTTGGAAGTGTGAAAGATAATGCAGAACAGAATTTGAAGCACTtctcataaaaaaaaaggaatctgtGTTGAGTTAGTGGTACAAAttagagaagaaaatgtaaCCTTGCTCACAATCTGTTCTTCAAGATGGGGGACTGGGACAAATAAAAAGTGAGCCTCATCATTCCTGTGGGGTTCCTAGGCTGTTCTCCTTCCGTAATACTAACTCTGGTCTTTTAGATTCATGAATCTGCCCTACGAGCAAAGAACAGGAGACAagtggagaaaaggaagctctCTCAGAGGCGAGTGCGCTCAGCAGAGGCACAAAACACTTGGCGAACAAAGCCCTCCCCACCAGACAACCCCTGGATGACAGAGTACATGAGATGCTACTCAGCAAGAGCTCTCTGAACCTGGATTCCCTTAGGCATCCTCAGAAGAAGTTACGCATATCAGGACACTGGTGCAAGGAACCAAACCACTTATGCAAGGTTTTTATAGGGAGTTTCCAgctgttaaaatatttgttacAATGTTTTTATCTTGGCTACCTACCTCACAGTGGGGTGTATCCTTGGAGCCATAACATTTGAAGAGGCTTTTAGATATAACTACCCAAACTTTTAGACAATTCCCCTTTTGGGAATTTTTCTAATGCTTCAGTTAGCTTGTTTTGAGGGTGGGAGGGTGAACCTTAGCATACAGGGAGTTAAAGCAAACACTTTTTTGATCATGGTTACAAATAATCTGTTTTCCCTTATTTAAAGTACAAGTCATGGGAGATGGTATTGGGGAAAGACTTCAAAGGAGTGATGGAGGTGCCTTTGTATTTATAAAACTATTTAACACTTTCATTAAAATAAGCATATGAAGACAGGCAACAGGAAGCCGGTGTGTCTGGTAACTAGCTTTAGTGTAGATGCTTTAGGCAGGCAAATACCAAGTCTGTACACAGCaactttaaaaacaacaacaaaaaatcccaaacaataACAACCTTGTTTGATTAGTGAATCTGCTGATGCTAACTTTTATCACGGTTTCTAAGGTCATTAGAATAAACCACTCATTTTCAGGGCAAGAAACAGCTACAGGATCATTTTGCTGTAGCTGTTCCTGTTGTACCAAATAACTAATGTAGACAATCATTATCTGATAGCTGCCACTCACTAAGCAGTTACTTGTTCTACAAATATAGTGCTGTACCACTGTACTAATCTCGTGGTCACACTTAGTCTGTACTTAATCATGTAAATGCATTTATTGAAGGAGAGGGCTGGCTCCTTTCTGGTGAGGTCTATTTTTAGCACTTCAGAGTATCTATTATGCTCAGTGGGGGTCAGAGTGCAATACGCATTCCGCTTGGAGGTATTATACAACTATATTGTTAAAGGGTTTAAACGTAAAATTTGTGTTGATAAAACTTGTAGATGACTTGCTGCCTCTCGAAATTGGTGCAGAACCCCTCACTTatgggggggtggggaggggataAGGGCTAGGGAAAGGAGGGGTGTATTCTTTAGTAAACAAGAACATATAATGAAGTttgaacatttttgttttgtaggtCCTACTTCTACATAGTAAGATAGTCATTGTGTTATCCttggtggttttgtttctctCAGGTGGCTGtaaatgatctttttttttttagtttgctaACTATGCTTTAGGCAGATGATTGCTGTAATTGTGAGCTTCAAAGTTTTGTTCAGATGTGTTGTGCGTTAGTTACATATGCTGGTTATCTCAGTTTAATTGTTTTGAAGCTTGTGTGTTACAGGCTGGACATATTCCCACAGGAAGCATACCTGCACTTCTAGAGCAGAAATCTGCACTAGTTTTAGCTTCATTCCACAATCTCAGTGAGTAAGGAGGACTCTAGAATTACTATTGCAACAGAGTACACATGCTTAGTGAAAAATCTGATTGTGGTCTTGTATGAAGTAATTGTGCAAAGGGTCCAAGGACTGCTGCCTCCTAGTGTCTATTACATCACTAAAGGTTTCATTACtcataatttaaattttgttaaAATGTCCTAGAATCCATGAAATTATAATCCGTTTTTATTTAACCAGCCTTTTAAGCATAAAGCTATAAAAATACAGACCACTCTTATTGAAGGCGACCTATTTAAGAACTTACAGCTTTTAAGTCTGGGAAAACACAGCATGATTAAGAATGTTTTATATGCAGCAAAATCCCTGTAGGGGACTTTGACTGCTAAGTAAACCATAGGCTAGAACTTTCTGAAACTTTAGAACAGTGCCCAAAACTGGGGACAACTACTCCGGAGAATGCCTTTATTCCATATGAGATtcttttgatttccttttatgctgtgtttttctctttaaataacTGCTGTAAATATGCTTAGCTTGCTTCTGATGCTGTTGCAGTTCCAGAAGCCGCCCAAGCTTTGCACAACAGTGTCAAAGCACCAACTCAGTAGTGTTTAACAGCCTTATTCAATAAAATCTTGCCTGTTCCTGTTGCCCACACGCTTTGTAGGCTTGTGATGGATTGTGCCCTCAGTGCATTTTGTCACATTCAACAGTTTCCTTGACTGTGTAGGGCAAGACTCATCTTGCCATGCTTTTGAAGACAGCTTCTACATTTCTCTCTTCCCACAGGGAATGGAGGAGCCAGGATGACTATGTGCCTGCTTTAAGTACCTGTGTTTGGATAATATGTATCTCCCATTAGGTGTTTGTGTTTTCAATAACTATAGGAGGCCTAAGTGTCTTCTGCCTTGGATACTGGGGAACTAAAAACATCACCCACAGGCCTGCCCAGGTCTTCAAATGAGAATTTTCAACAGCATCAAGACTGCTGTATACTGAGGAAAATTGTCTAGTCCTAATTCTTATCTGGTCAAGAGCTGCTCCCCACAAAGACCACTTACTAAAAGACAGCAGATACACTAATAAGGTCTTGTGAGTCTTCATTGTGCTTTTTCAAATGATCTGTAGCCAAAACAATTCTGGGTGCTCTGTTGGTACTATCTGGGTTTAAGTAATACAATACCTGATGTGAGGGGTAAATTATTCTGCAAATCAGGTAGCCTTCCTGTATTTGGGTATTAATTGACTGTAAAGGTACTATTTTGCTTAGACTATATGAAATAGTATAGCTCTGATCACTGTAAGCTCTATGTGTGAAGTATTTGGTCTGGAAAACTGCTGGTGCTTTGATGTTAACAAATGGAAAGCCGACTGCATTGTAAAGCAGAACTTTCCAGATCTGAAAGCTTTAAGTATATTCCACAGATTCCTACAGGAGGTGGCCATTTGCTTCAAATTGGACTCACTGAAAAGTAGAAAACCTAGTGAATGTCTCCCTATAAATTAAGGAATTTCTAAATGTTGTCTTGCATGGACTCTTGAATTTAGCAAATTGGTGAACACTTCTCACTCCTGTTTTAGAAGTAAAACATTTTGGTAAGAACACAGTAAATACTCAATTGTCCAAAATCTTAATTAAAATGACTGTTTATTCCTTTGTTTCTGGAAGTACTTAGATAAGTGAAGCAAGAGTTTTACAATGTGTAATGCTGCAGTTTAACTATAGTGTTGTGAAGACTAGTGTTTACAGTGTAAAATGTTACCATGAAAACTGCAAAAGAATGTCCTGTAAAATACAGTAGCATGCCTGTTCAGTCACTGCTGTCACATCTTTGCAAGTATGAAATACAGACTTTTTCACAGGAAGCTGAGATAGTCAAGGTCATAGCTAAACTTAGAGCCAACCTTAACAAAACTGAGGAACAGTTTCTGGTAAGAATTTTATCCAGGTAGCACATGCAAATTTAAATTGAATTTCTAACACAGAGGGAAGTGTATCTATTCTCACTTTTATGGCATAATGTAGTGCCACTGAAATATAAAGGCCtctctgacttttttttaaactgtgataGGGACCAAATGCTAGCAATCTGAGGGCCTAATGTATGGTAACCTGGATGttccagtttatttttcagctcaGTTAGTGCACTCAGCAGCAAAGCCATAAATGGAGCCTGACTCAACACCTTGACAAGTAGCCCCATGAAATTAGGGGAACAAGTGAATGGGAAGCTGCCTCAGCTATTGTTAGCACTGaattcactttaaaaataatagggAAATACCATCTAAGCTTGAAGCAATATGtgttttttaaggtttttaaaCAGTATTTGTTTTTAATGCCTCTGTATTGTCTGTTTTAATAGTGTAGTGTCAACTTGTACATGTGAATAAAATGAATGACACAAAGTGCCTGGACTGTTTGTACTGTGCTTTTTGggatttcaggtttttttttttccccttacagGATACTTTAGTTCCTGCATGCAAACTGTGGCTTCTGCTTGTCCCAGGTAGTCTCTCCTGGAATGTAAGTGACAGGCTTCTATAAGATTGGGTATGAAGTTAGATTACAGTTACCACTCCAGCCTCTTATGTTCCTCCTGTAACTCTCACAGAGATTCTTAACATCCTTTCCTGACCTGAATCACTGTTTTTGCCCTACTATGATACGAAAAAACCACAGCTGTACTAGCTATCTTAAATGCTATGCCTTTAAGAATATAAATGTAAAGCTTTGGAGGAAAAAGGacaacagagagaaaacaggaaGCTGTATCACTATGAACAGGTATACTCatgcaaacaggaaaaaataagcttttaaaaGCTGACTACGCTGAGGTTCTCTATGCCATGGATTCTTCAGTAAATGAATGAGACTATTTTTACTGAGGATTTACAATGTATTTCTTGAGATTTTTATAGTGTTAATTCTTCCAGCATATAAAGTATAACGGAAATGAGGTATACAGACTAATCAGGTTTTTCTATGGCATTTGATTTTTACAGGTCTTAAGGGAACGCTTGAGCTGTACTGCAACACTTATTTGAATATAAAAAAAGGATGAGGCAACTGTGAATTCTATGTGAGTTTCCAAACAGTCATGTTATTGACTTCACTTAACAGATAAAGCTTGTACAAGTACACAGGATTAACTggaagaaaatcacagaatgttcTTTATTTGGTGCTAGATACAAGCAGTAAATGAAGTAGTGTAGGCCAACAGACTCATTAAAAGGCAAGACACAGGCTTTAATAAGACATTTAAATCTCTTAATGGGCTGAACAGCTAAAGCTCCACATCCAATGAAACCTCAGATATAGGTATTTCATGTAAAACTCCCACCTATCTTGCTTTGGTAAAGAATTTTACCCTGAAAACATACATAGCCTATTTATGACTTACTGTTCAGGTGAGCTAGGTTTCAACTATAATGCCAAAGCTTGAAATATACTCCAGGGCTGATATTGGAATGAagtttatttttagaaatacaaCTTGGAGGAGCAATAGTGAACAATAGAGTTTGCACTGCTGAGAGCTATTGCTTCCAACAGTATTTCTCTAAGGAGTTGCAATtttagaaaatttctttttagaaTGTCAGCAAGATATGCAGCATAAAAGGCTGAGACACTACAAAACATGCACATTAACCAGGTTAATGTGTGTACAGTAGGAgtatacattaaaaaatggtaaaaacaTGTCCAAACTCATTATAATGACACTAGTCTTTCCTTCCAGGGAGGAAGGGGACAGCTTTAATAGTTACTGAAAGAATAAAACTGCTTACTGCTTTTTAAACCAGAGACACTTGACCAAAATGATCATAAGAACCAAGTATAAAAGAGGCCTTGTGTGTAAAAGGGACAGAAAGAAGTAGAAGAAAATCCCTGTGAAACCCCTGAAATTTCTATTTATAAGCAACAGTCCTATGCTCCTTTCAACTGCTACTGTAATAAGGGAAAGAGGTTTTGATCAATAGCCAACACCCCTTCCACCACTCTAACAGTGACAGGAGAGCAACCTTCAGCTCTGCTTGTGCTGTGTCAGTGCTCAGCTTTAGTCAGTGTGCTAAGAAACCTGACTGGGCTGTGGAATGGTATGTGGTGGAATAGACCGCCTGGTACCTCATCTTTTCCCAGCATTCCAGaactgtttggggttttggcaTCAACACCCTCCTCAGCTCTGGTGGAAAAGGCATCCCAGTTAATAATTGACTATTTGGACTGGTGGAGGAGACAGCTCCAGAGGACTTTTGGTAAGTATTTGCAGTTGTGAGAGCCAAACTGAACTGAGCAAGTATTAAGACAGGTAAGTTTCTTTGGAGTTCTCTGATGTTCTTGAAAATACAGTTATGCTCTTTCAAAAAACACTTCACACTCTTACCAGGAAGAGAATACCATTGGGAATAATTGTTATTGGTTCTGTAACAATTCCAATCCTAAATACAATCAGAGGAGTGACACAACATGAAAGTTTTTGGACCCAACAGCTTTTTTAAACCTAAACCCAGGCTTTTCAAGAACAAAGCATGcttaattccatttaattcaGAAACAACCTAAGGTGCATACTTTTCAGATAAGCATCTATTTGAACCAAAAATGTCAGGACAAAGGGAATAAACAGAACTCTGATTTCATGAAAGATGGTATAGCTCAGTGTAGCATTCTTGCTCTGCTCTTGTGCTTTAACTTGCCTTTTCCAACACGACATATCAGGATACAGAAGTATGGGTCATAACCACACATTAAGAACTGATCCTGTCAACAGCTTGTTAGAAGGTGGCAAACTgagtaggaaaaaataaaccaacaacCTCTCACTGACAGTTGCCAGTGGTTTTATAATTCAGGTTGTAAATACAAACTATTGTGCAACAAATGTGACAAAGCCTATCTCAGTTAAATTTGTTTatatgataaaaaaataaaatattaaactgcTTATAGTGCAACATTCTAATAGCATACATAAGTATACCATGCTTTGTAAATTTACTATTACATTATTTACAGTACATTGCAATGCTTTAAACTAGAGgtgacaaaacaaaaacaggtAATGGAAAACATTTACATACAGGTATGAACCTTAATATTGTCCACCAAATTATCCTGTTCACTTTGCAGACTTGTGTGTTGTGCACATTCCTGCCCCCTACTACAGGATACCTTTATGTCAGTGGTCTGCTCTGCTTGTAGATAGTggaaagatgtttttaaaaactgcataGCCTTCaagcttttctgtttcttcaaaCACCATTTGCAAGGA encodes:
- the CCSAP gene encoding centriole, cilia and spindle-associated protein, translated to MVVPARRVKTEYMKRFKEPKWESCGACYLELLHYRLSRRLLEQAHRPWLWDGWEQDSGSGGGSTAGSPSPPGAGSPAAAREEEEAAGAAAPSEAGRASPEKEKEDQEKQEKEEQEKTVEHTSVKEADKTSRTGRRPSRSALSSRNDRKSAKSPQRTDAPKENKHPFALYGWGERQTDTGSQKTHNVCASASVNEIHESALRAKNRRQVEKRKLSQRRVRSAEAQNTWRTKPSPPDNPWMTEYMRCYSARAL